In one Bacillus sp. PK3_68 genomic region, the following are encoded:
- a CDS encoding GatB/YqeY domain-containing protein — MSLLERLNDDIKQAMKNKEKEKLTVIRMLKASLQNEAIKAGNEGLTEDQELAVLSREVKQRKDSLHEFEKAGRADLVSKIQTELTYVNSYMPKQLSDEELEAIVQETIAEVNASSKADIGKVMGALMPKIKGRADGGLVNKLVQQKLS, encoded by the coding sequence TTGAGTCTTCTCGAGCGTTTAAACGATGACATCAAGCAAGCGATGAAAAACAAAGAAAAAGAAAAATTAACTGTGATCCGCATGTTAAAAGCTTCCTTGCAGAATGAAGCCATTAAAGCAGGCAATGAAGGATTAACAGAAGATCAAGAGTTGGCAGTTCTTTCTCGTGAAGTGAAACAGCGCAAAGACTCCCTCCATGAATTTGAAAAGGCGGGGCGTGCTGACCTCGTTTCAAAAATTCAAACTGAACTGACTTACGTGAACTCATATATGCCAAAACAGCTTTCAGATGAAGAGCTAGAAGCAATTGTTCAGGAAACAATCGCTGAAGTAAATGCTTCCTCTAAAGCAGATATCGGCAAAGTAATGGGCGCTTTAATGCCGAAGATAAAAGGCCGGGCTGATGGCGGTCTCGTCAACAAGCTCGTTCAGCAAAAACTTTCATAA
- the rpsU gene encoding 30S ribosomal protein S21, with amino-acid sequence MSKTVVRKNESLEDALRRFKRAVSKTGTLQEARKREFYEKPSVKRKKKSEAARKRKF; translated from the coding sequence ATGTCAAAAACAGTTGTTCGTAAAAACGAATCGCTTGAAGACGCTCTACGTCGGTTCAAACGTGCTGTTTCCAAAACTGGAACTTTACAAGAAGCAAGAAAACGTGAATTTTATGAAAAACCAAGCGTAAAGCGTAAAAAGAAATCAGAAGCGGCTAGAAAACGTAAGTTCTAA
- the deoC gene encoding deoxyribose-phosphate aldolase — translation MITDQFGDIAKAIDHTLLKAETTKEEVKKLCEEARAYEFASVCINPVWVAYAAEQLKDTKVKVCTVIGFPLGATTTTVKAFETKEAIENGATEVDMVINIGALKAGDDETVLKDIQAITAAARGKALTKVIIETSLLTDEEKERACRLSVEAGADYVKTSTGFSTGGATEEDVRLMRKTVGPDVGVKASGGVRSQEDAVNMIKAGATRIGASSGVKIIQGLKGNSDY, via the coding sequence TTGATAACAGATCAATTTGGGGATATAGCAAAAGCGATTGACCATACTTTACTAAAAGCAGAAACAACGAAAGAAGAAGTGAAGAAGCTTTGTGAAGAAGCAAGGGCTTATGAATTTGCGTCTGTGTGCATCAACCCTGTCTGGGTAGCGTATGCGGCCGAGCAGCTCAAAGATACGAAAGTTAAAGTATGTACAGTTATTGGGTTTCCACTAGGAGCTACAACAACAACCGTAAAAGCGTTTGAAACGAAAGAAGCCATCGAAAATGGAGCAACGGAAGTGGACATGGTTATCAACATCGGCGCGTTAAAAGCGGGAGATGACGAGACGGTTTTAAAAGACATCCAAGCGATTACTGCTGCTGCGCGGGGAAAGGCTTTAACTAAAGTCATCATTGAAACGAGTTTGTTAACAGACGAGGAAAAAGAACGGGCTTGCCGTCTGTCTGTTGAGGCGGGAGCTGACTATGTGAAAACATCTACCGGTTTTTCTACAGGCGGAGCAACAGAAGAAGATGTCCGTCTCATGAGAAAAACAGTCGGTCCAGACGTTGGTGTAAAAGCTTCTGGAGGGGTGCGTAGTCAAGAAGATGCTGTTAACATGATTAAGGCAGGAGCCACAAGAATTGGGGCCAGTTCAGGTGTAAAAATTATTCAAGGATTAAAGGGAAATTCAGACTATTAA
- the mtaB gene encoding tRNA (N(6)-L-threonylcarbamoyladenosine(37)-C(2))-methylthiotransferase MtaB: protein MPTVAFQTLGCKVNHYETEAIWQLFKSQGYDRVEFESTSDVYVINTCTVTNTGDKKSRQVIRRAVRKNPDAVICVTGCYAQTSPAEIMAIPGVDIVVGTQDRVKMLEYIEQYKKERQPINGVGNIMKNRVYEELDVPAFTDRTRASLKIQEGCNNFCTFCIIPWARGLMRSRDPEEVIRQAQQLVDAGYKEIVLTGIHTGGYGSDMKDYNLAMLLTDLEEKVKGLKRIRISSIEASQLTDEVIEVIDRSKIVVRHLHVPLQSGSNTVLKRMRRKYTMEFFADRLNRLKKALPGLAVTSDVIVGFPGETEEEFMETYNFIKEHQFSELHVFPYSKRTGTPAARMDDQIDEEVKNERVHRLIELSDQLAKEYASRFEGEVLEVIPEEPFKEDGAAEGLYTGYTDNYLKVVFPATEEMVGQIVKVKITKAGYPFNEGQFVRVMDEELEPTV, encoded by the coding sequence ATGCCTACAGTGGCATTCCAAACACTTGGATGTAAAGTAAATCATTATGAGACCGAAGCCATCTGGCAGCTGTTTAAGAGCCAGGGCTATGACCGTGTAGAATTTGAATCAACTTCTGATGTGTACGTCATTAATACGTGCACAGTAACTAATACAGGCGATAAAAAAAGCCGACAAGTCATCCGGCGTGCTGTCCGCAAAAATCCCGATGCAGTTATTTGTGTAACTGGCTGTTATGCCCAAACTTCTCCGGCGGAAATTATGGCTATTCCCGGAGTAGATATAGTCGTTGGGACGCAAGACCGCGTAAAGATGCTCGAGTACATTGAACAATATAAGAAAGAACGCCAGCCTATTAATGGTGTCGGCAATATTATGAAAAACCGAGTATATGAAGAACTCGATGTTCCGGCTTTCACAGATCGTACGCGCGCTTCTTTGAAAATCCAAGAAGGTTGCAACAATTTCTGTACATTTTGCATCATTCCATGGGCGCGTGGCTTAATGCGTTCCCGAGACCCGGAAGAGGTCATTCGCCAAGCTCAACAACTTGTGGATGCCGGCTACAAGGAAATCGTACTCACGGGTATTCATACTGGTGGTTATGGTTCGGATATGAAAGATTACAATTTAGCTATGCTGCTGACGGATTTAGAGGAGAAGGTAAAAGGCTTAAAGCGTATCCGCATTTCTTCGATTGAAGCGAGCCAGCTTACTGACGAAGTCATCGAAGTGATTGACCGCTCTAAAATTGTCGTTAGACATTTGCATGTACCGCTTCAATCCGGCTCAAATACAGTTTTAAAAAGAATGCGTCGTAAATACACGATGGAATTTTTCGCTGATCGCTTAAACCGTCTTAAAAAAGCTCTTCCTGGATTGGCTGTTACTTCAGATGTCATTGTCGGTTTTCCAGGTGAAACAGAAGAAGAGTTTATGGAAACATATAATTTTATTAAAGAGCACCAATTTTCCGAGCTTCATGTTTTCCCATACTCCAAGCGTACAGGTACGCCAGCAGCTCGCATGGATGATCAAATCGATGAAGAGGTCAAGAACGAACGTGTTCACCGTCTGATCGAGCTTTCTGACCAGCTCGCAAAAGAGTACGCTTCCCGTTTTGAAGGGGAAGTGCTGGAAGTCATCCCTGAAGAACCATTTAAAGAAGACGGAGCAGCAGAAGGATTGTACACAGGGTATACAGACAACTATTTAAAAGTTGTTTTTCCTGCAACAGAGGAAATGGTTGGTCAAATTGTGAAAGTGAAAATTACAAAAGCAGGTTATCCATTTAATGAAGGACAATTTGTTCGTGTGATGGATGAAGAGCTAGAGCCGACCGTTTAA
- a CDS encoding 16S rRNA (uracil(1498)-N(3))-methyltransferase has translation MQRYFLNDKPGNDKRVTIEGEDFYHLARVMRAKEGDCVSVVFPDGESAVVELEELSTDRALAFVVKWLHDEKELPVAITIASGLPKGDKLELVIQKGTELGASRFVPFHADRSIVKWDEKKAAKKTERWAKIAKEAAEQSQRNRVPEVNVPVDFQQLIRIGQEYSFKLYAFEEESKKGEKTAFHHLLSNMQQGDELLIVFGPEGGISEQEAEELKSNGFIPCGLGPRILRTETAPLYALSAISYHFELMR, from the coding sequence GTGCAGCGATATTTTTTAAATGATAAGCCAGGAAATGATAAAAGAGTAACGATTGAGGGGGAAGACTTCTATCATTTAGCGCGCGTAATGCGTGCCAAGGAGGGAGACTGTGTATCTGTCGTTTTTCCGGATGGGGAGTCAGCGGTGGTGGAGCTTGAAGAACTTTCCACTGACCGTGCCCTTGCTTTTGTCGTAAAATGGCTGCATGATGAGAAAGAGCTGCCGGTTGCTATCACGATTGCGAGCGGCCTGCCGAAAGGGGATAAACTGGAACTCGTCATTCAAAAGGGAACCGAGCTTGGGGCAAGCAGGTTTGTCCCTTTTCATGCGGATCGCTCCATCGTTAAGTGGGATGAGAAAAAGGCAGCCAAAAAGACAGAACGCTGGGCAAAAATTGCCAAAGAAGCGGCTGAACAATCTCAGCGGAACCGCGTGCCGGAAGTAAATGTGCCGGTGGATTTTCAACAGTTAATTCGAATCGGACAAGAGTATTCGTTTAAATTATATGCATTTGAAGAAGAAAGCAAAAAAGGAGAGAAGACGGCGTTCCATCACCTGTTGAGCAACATGCAACAGGGGGATGAACTGCTAATTGTCTTTGGACCAGAAGGCGGAATATCAGAGCAAGAGGCAGAAGAGCTAAAGAGCAACGGATTTATCCCTTGTGGACTCGGCCCTCGTATTTTACGGACCGAAACAGCGCCTCTTTACGCCTTGTCTGCTATCTCCTACCATTTTGAACTAATGAGGTGA
- the prmA gene encoding 50S ribosomal protein L11 methyltransferase: MKWSEISIQTTNEAVEPISNILHEAGASGVVIEDPVELIREREDQFGEIYELNPHDYPEEGVVIVKAYLPVNSFLSETAEEIKESIKNLASYDIDIGRNEVKITEVYEEDWATAWKQYYNPVKISEKFTIVPTWEQYERVSTDELIIELDPGMAFGTGTHPTTVMCLQALERYVKAGDYVVDVGTGSGVLSIGAALLQAKRVTALDLDEVAVEAAKENIQLNQVDDIVTVLKNNLLDGIDEQADVIVANILAEVILSFTGDVAKKVKPGGYFISSGIIGQKKEQVKEAVQAAGFDVEETLLMEDWVAIIAKKK; encoded by the coding sequence GTGAAGTGGTCTGAGATTAGTATTCAAACAACAAATGAAGCCGTGGAACCAATTTCAAACATTTTGCATGAAGCAGGTGCAAGCGGAGTTGTGATTGAAGATCCAGTTGAACTGATAAGGGAAAGGGAAGATCAGTTCGGTGAAATTTATGAGCTCAATCCTCATGATTACCCGGAAGAAGGCGTAGTTATTGTTAAAGCTTATTTGCCTGTCAACAGCTTTCTCTCTGAAACAGCGGAAGAAATAAAAGAATCCATTAAAAACTTGGCTAGTTATGACATTGATATTGGCCGCAATGAAGTAAAGATTACGGAAGTTTATGAAGAAGACTGGGCTACAGCCTGGAAACAATATTATAATCCGGTTAAAATCTCTGAAAAATTTACAATTGTGCCCACATGGGAGCAATATGAACGAGTCAGTACGGATGAGTTAATCATTGAACTTGATCCCGGCATGGCGTTCGGTACAGGTACACATCCGACAACTGTTATGTGTCTACAAGCATTGGAGCGTTATGTTAAAGCTGGAGATTATGTTGTAGATGTGGGCACTGGCTCAGGCGTGCTTAGTATTGGAGCCGCCCTGCTCCAGGCAAAGAGAGTTACGGCTCTTGATCTTGACGAAGTTGCTGTAGAAGCAGCAAAGGAAAACATTCAATTGAATCAAGTGGACGACATAGTAACCGTATTGAAAAACAACTTGCTTGACGGCATCGATGAACAGGCGGATGTCATTGTAGCGAACATACTTGCTGAAGTCATTCTTTCTTTTACGGGAGATGTAGCTAAAAAGGTAAAGCCGGGCGGCTACTTTATTTCGTCAGGAATTATCGGGCAAAAGAAAGAGCAGGTAAAAGAAGCTGTGCAAGCAGCTGGGTTTGATGTCGAAGAAACACTTTTGATGGAAGATTGGGTAGCCATTATTGCTAAAAAGAAATAG
- the dnaJ gene encoding molecular chaperone DnaJ, whose protein sequence is MSKRDYYEVLGVEKGASKDEIKKAYRKLSKKYHPDINKEAGSDEKFKEIKEAYEILSDEQKRAQYDQFGHTDPNQGFGGQDFGGFGGFEDIFSTFFGGGRRRDPNAPRQGADLQYTMTISFEEAVFGKETDIQIPKEETCDTCKGTGAKPGTTPETCNHCHGTGELNVEQNTPFGRIVNRRACPYCHGTGNIIKEKCSTCGGDGVVTKNKKIHIKIPAGIDDGQQLRVAGQGEPGVNGGPAGDLFIVFRVLPHELFEREGDDIYCEIPITFVQSALGDEIEVPTIHGKVKLKVPAGTQTDTKFRLRGKGVPNVRGYGTGDQHIRVKVITPTKLSEKQKHLLREFAEVSGEVLDEQEKSFFDKVKRALKRD, encoded by the coding sequence ATGAGTAAACGAGATTATTATGAAGTGCTCGGCGTTGAAAAAGGCGCCTCAAAAGATGAAATAAAAAAAGCATACCGAAAGCTCTCTAAAAAATACCATCCGGATATTAACAAAGAAGCCGGTTCAGATGAAAAGTTCAAAGAAATAAAAGAAGCTTATGAAATATTAAGTGATGAACAAAAGAGAGCACAGTATGATCAGTTCGGCCATACAGATCCTAATCAGGGCTTTGGCGGACAGGATTTTGGCGGCTTCGGCGGCTTTGAAGATATTTTTAGTACATTCTTTGGCGGCGGTCGCAGAAGAGATCCAAATGCTCCGCGTCAGGGAGCTGATTTGCAATATACGATGACCATCAGTTTTGAAGAAGCGGTGTTTGGCAAAGAAACAGACATACAAATTCCAAAAGAAGAAACGTGCGACACTTGTAAGGGCACAGGTGCCAAACCAGGAACAACCCCTGAAACATGTAACCATTGCCATGGGACAGGAGAGCTGAATGTCGAGCAGAACACACCGTTCGGCCGCATTGTCAATCGCCGTGCGTGTCCTTATTGTCATGGCACAGGCAATATTATTAAAGAAAAATGCTCCACTTGCGGCGGTGATGGCGTAGTTACAAAGAATAAGAAGATCCATATTAAAATCCCGGCAGGCATCGATGATGGCCAGCAGCTTCGTGTAGCAGGCCAGGGAGAACCAGGGGTTAATGGTGGTCCGGCGGGCGACTTATTTATCGTTTTCCGTGTGCTCCCTCATGAATTGTTTGAACGGGAGGGGGATGACATTTACTGTGAGATCCCGATTACTTTTGTTCAATCCGCGCTTGGTGATGAAATTGAGGTGCCAACCATCCACGGCAAGGTTAAACTGAAGGTGCCAGCTGGCACGCAAACGGATACGAAATTCCGTCTGCGTGGAAAAGGGGTGCCGAATGTGCGTGGGTATGGCACGGGAGATCAACATATTCGAGTGAAAGTCATCACGCCAACAAAGCTTAGTGAAAAGCAGAAGCATTTGCTGCGTGAATTTGCTGAAGTAAGCGGAGAAGTGCTGGATGAACAGGAAAAGAGCTTTTTTGATAAAGTAAAACGTGCGTTAAAGCGCGACTAA
- the dnaK gene encoding molecular chaperone DnaK, whose product MSKIIGIDLGTTNSCVAVLEGGEPKVIPNPEGNRTTPSVVAFKNGERQVGEVAKRQAITNPNTIISIKRYMGTNHKVEVEGKEYSPQEISAMILQYLKSYAEDYLGEKVEKAVITVPAYFNDAERQATKDAGKIAGLEVERIINEPTAAALAYGMDKMDEDQTVLVYDLGGGTFDVSILELGDGVFEVRSTAGDNRLGGDDFDQVIIDYLVQEFKKENGIDLSKDKMAMQRLKDAAEKAKKDLSGVTSTQISLPFITAGEAGPLHLELTLTRAKFDELSADLVERTMGPVRQALSDAGISASELDRVILVGGSTRIPAVQEAIKKATGKEPHKGVNPDEVVAMGAAVQGGVLTGDVKDVVLLDVTPLSLGIETMGGVFTKLIERNTTIPTSKSQVFSTAADNQTAVDIHVLQGERSMASANKTLGRFQLTDIPPAPRGIPQIEVTFDIDKNGIVNVSAKDLGTGKEQNITIKSSSGLSDEEIDRMVKEAEENAEADKQLKEEVELKNEADQLVFTTEKTLKELEGKVDAAEVEKAEKAKEELKAALEKNELEDIRTKKEVLSEIVQNLSVKLYEEAAKQAQQAQGGEEQASGQKGDDVVDAEFEEVDDKK is encoded by the coding sequence ATGAGTAAAATAATTGGTATCGACTTAGGAACAACAAACTCATGTGTAGCGGTTCTTGAAGGTGGAGAACCAAAGGTTATTCCAAACCCGGAAGGTAACCGGACAACACCATCTGTTGTAGCATTCAAAAATGGTGAGCGCCAGGTAGGGGAAGTGGCTAAACGCCAAGCGATTACAAATCCTAATACGATTATTTCTATTAAGCGTTACATGGGAACAAACCATAAGGTTGAAGTAGAAGGAAAAGAATACTCTCCTCAAGAAATCTCAGCAATGATTTTACAATATTTAAAATCATATGCAGAGGATTATCTGGGAGAGAAAGTTGAAAAAGCTGTTATTACTGTTCCAGCTTACTTTAATGATGCCGAGCGCCAGGCAACAAAAGATGCGGGGAAAATTGCCGGTCTTGAAGTTGAGCGGATTATTAACGAGCCAACAGCAGCAGCTCTTGCTTATGGAATGGATAAAATGGATGAGGATCAAACCGTGCTTGTTTATGACTTGGGCGGCGGTACATTCGACGTATCGATTCTTGAGCTTGGTGACGGTGTATTTGAAGTTCGTTCGACTGCAGGCGATAATCGCCTTGGAGGAGATGACTTTGACCAAGTCATTATCGATTATTTAGTCCAAGAGTTCAAAAAAGAAAACGGCATTGACTTGTCAAAAGATAAAATGGCGATGCAGCGTCTAAAAGATGCAGCGGAGAAAGCGAAAAAAGACCTTTCAGGTGTTACTTCTACTCAAATTTCCCTGCCGTTCATTACAGCAGGCGAAGCAGGGCCGCTTCACTTGGAATTAACGTTAACTCGTGCAAAATTTGATGAGCTATCAGCTGATTTAGTTGAGCGCACAATGGGACCTGTGCGTCAGGCGCTTTCTGATGCAGGCATTTCAGCATCTGAGCTTGACCGTGTTATCTTGGTTGGTGGATCTACTCGTATTCCTGCTGTTCAGGAAGCGATTAAGAAAGCAACAGGAAAAGAACCTCATAAGGGGGTCAACCCAGATGAAGTAGTGGCAATGGGAGCTGCGGTACAGGGCGGTGTATTAACTGGCGACGTTAAAGATGTTGTTCTTCTAGACGTTACACCACTTTCACTCGGAATTGAGACGATGGGCGGCGTATTTACTAAGTTAATTGAACGTAATACAACTATTCCAACATCTAAGTCCCAAGTGTTCTCAACGGCAGCGGACAATCAAACAGCGGTTGATATTCATGTTCTTCAAGGGGAACGCTCTATGGCTTCTGCCAACAAAACACTCGGTCGCTTCCAACTGACTGATATTCCGCCAGCACCACGTGGTATTCCACAAATTGAAGTAACATTTGACATTGACAAGAACGGAATTGTAAATGTCAGTGCGAAAGATCTTGGCACCGGCAAAGAGCAGAATATTACTATTAAATCTTCTTCCGGCCTATCTGATGAAGAAATCGATCGCATGGTAAAAGAAGCGGAAGAAAATGCAGAAGCGGATAAGCAGCTGAAAGAAGAAGTAGAATTGAAGAACGAAGCCGATCAGCTCGTATTTACGACTGAAAAAACATTGAAAGAGCTGGAAGGCAAAGTAGATGCGGCTGAAGTAGAAAAAGCGGAAAAAGCAAAAGAGGAATTAAAAGCCGCGCTTGAGAAAAATGAATTGGAAGACATCCGCACGAAGAAAGAGGTGCTTTCAGAAATTGTGCAGAACTTATCAGTAAAATTATATGAAGAGGCAGCGAAACAGGCACAGCAAGCTCAAGGAGGAGAAGAGCAAGCATCTGGTCAAAAAGGCGATGATGTCGTTGACGCTGAGTTTGAAGAAGTAGACGATAAGAAATAA
- the grpE gene encoding nucleotide exchange factor GrpE, with product MAEEKELKKEEKQEMEQQPLTEEAPVQAEDAPAEEEQSAADASLEKINELEQKLEEAENRYLRLLADFDNFRRRAQLDREASEKYRAQSLISDLLPLLDNFERALKVEATNEQTQSVLQGMGMVYNGLVSALEKEGVEVIEAVGKEFDPNFHQAVMTDSDDQYSPNEVIEEFQKGYRLKDRVIRPSMVKVNQ from the coding sequence ATGGCAGAAGAGAAAGAACTGAAGAAAGAAGAAAAGCAAGAAATGGAACAACAGCCTTTAACAGAAGAAGCTCCTGTGCAAGCAGAGGATGCTCCAGCTGAGGAGGAACAATCTGCAGCAGACGCTTCTCTTGAAAAAATAAATGAGCTTGAGCAAAAACTTGAAGAAGCTGAAAACCGTTATTTGCGCTTGCTGGCTGATTTTGATAATTTTCGCCGCCGTGCACAACTAGACCGTGAAGCAAGTGAAAAATATCGTGCTCAAAGCTTAATTTCTGATCTTCTTCCGCTGCTGGACAATTTCGAACGCGCATTAAAGGTGGAAGCGACAAATGAACAGACCCAATCCGTACTCCAAGGAATGGGAATGGTGTATAACGGTCTGGTTTCCGCGCTTGAAAAAGAAGGCGTCGAGGTGATTGAAGCAGTTGGCAAAGAATTTGACCCGAACTTTCATCAAGCTGTTATGACAGACAGCGATGACCAATACAGCCCTAATGAAGTGATTGAAGAGTTTCAAAAAGGGTATAGGCTGAAGGATCGCGTTATCCGTCCGTCGATGGTAAAAGTAAATCAGTAA
- the hrcA gene encoding heat-inducible transcriptional repressor HrcA yields the protein MLTDRQLFILQIIIDDFIRSAQPVGSRSLAEKEEVTFSSATIRNDMAELENLGFIEKPHTSSGRVPSEKGYRYYVDHLLRPKKLNYQEVETINSIFVDRIYELEKVVQKSAEILSELTNYTAIVLGPELKDNKLKKLQIVPLGQDTAVAIIVTDTGHVENRTFSLPERVDASDIEKMVNILNEKLIGVPLSELHDRLYKEIVVLLRRHIRNHDALLSMFVKAVDLHANEKLFFGGKTNMLNQPEFHDVEKIRLVMNMIDQEEGIYRLISGVPAGIQVKIGKENKNAAMRHCSLITASYSVGDEPVGTIAILGPTRMEYSRVISLVDFLSHDMTKALTNLYHS from the coding sequence ATGTTAACCGATCGTCAACTTTTTATTTTGCAAATAATTATTGATGATTTCATTCGATCTGCACAGCCAGTTGGCTCCCGCAGCCTCGCGGAAAAAGAAGAAGTAACGTTTAGCTCAGCTACCATTCGCAATGATATGGCAGAGTTGGAGAATCTCGGTTTTATAGAGAAACCTCATACATCTTCAGGGCGTGTGCCGTCAGAAAAAGGATACCGTTATTATGTGGATCACTTGCTGCGGCCGAAAAAGTTGAACTATCAGGAAGTGGAAACAATCAATTCCATTTTTGTGGACCGCATCTATGAATTGGAGAAAGTTGTTCAGAAATCGGCAGAAATCCTATCGGAGCTGACAAACTATACGGCAATTGTGTTAGGGCCTGAGTTGAAAGATAATAAGCTAAAAAAACTGCAAATTGTGCCACTCGGCCAAGATACAGCAGTTGCGATTATTGTCACTGACACGGGTCATGTTGAAAATCGGACGTTCTCCTTGCCTGAACGAGTAGATGCTTCCGATATTGAAAAAATGGTCAACATACTAAATGAAAAGCTTATTGGTGTTCCGCTTTCCGAGCTCCATGATAGATTATATAAAGAAATTGTTGTGCTGCTGCGTCGGCATATTCGTAACCACGATGCATTATTATCTATGTTTGTAAAAGCAGTAGATTTGCATGCCAATGAAAAGCTTTTCTTCGGTGGGAAGACGAATATGTTGAATCAGCCAGAATTTCACGATGTAGAAAAAATTAGACTTGTGATGAACATGATTGATCAGGAAGAGGGAATATACCGACTGATCAGTGGTGTTCCAGCCGGTATTCAAGTGAAGATCGGAAAAGAAAATAAAAATGCTGCTATGCGGCATTGCAGTTTGATCACCGCTTCTTATTCCGTTGGAGATGAACCAGTTGGTACCATTGCTATTCTTGGTCCGACAAGAATGGAATATTCGCGTGTCATTAGTCTTGTAGACTTTTTAAGCCATGACATGACAAAAGCTTTAACAAATTTGTATCATAGTTAA
- the hemW gene encoding radical SAM family heme chaperone HemW, which yields MIRSAYIHIPFCQQICHYCDFNKVFLKNQPVDDYIRALADEMKMTMEQAPSDQLDTIFVGGGTPTALNAAQLDKLCQAIRDYLPFANGEFTFEANPGDLTAEKLRMLRSYGVNRLSLGVQSFNDELLRAIGRTHSSSDVFATIEDARASGFDNISIDLIYALPNQTLADFRDTLKQALSLQLPHYSGYSLIIEPKTVFYNLMRKDALPLPKVETEAAMYELLEEEMAASGLQQYEISNFARPGFESLHNLVYWNNEQYYGFGAGAHAYINGVRRSNHGPLKKYMTPIQEGQLPLLHESKLTEKEKMEEEMFLGLRKIAGVSVSHFENKFGISPFSLFKKPIEEMIGRELLVVEDNEFLRLTAQGKLLGNEVFQAFLLTEENE from the coding sequence ATGATACGTTCCGCATACATTCACATTCCCTTTTGCCAGCAAATTTGCCATTACTGCGATTTTAATAAAGTCTTTTTAAAAAACCAGCCGGTGGACGACTATATAAGGGCGTTGGCTGATGAAATGAAAATGACCATGGAACAGGCCCCCTCTGATCAGCTGGATACCATTTTCGTCGGCGGAGGAACGCCTACGGCTCTTAATGCTGCGCAACTCGATAAGCTGTGCCAAGCTATCCGAGATTATTTGCCTTTTGCAAATGGGGAGTTCACATTTGAAGCAAATCCAGGTGACTTAACGGCTGAGAAGTTGAGAATGCTGAGAAGTTACGGAGTAAATCGCTTGAGTCTTGGTGTACAGTCCTTCAATGATGAATTGCTTCGTGCCATCGGACGTACGCATTCAAGCAGTGATGTGTTTGCTACGATAGAAGATGCAAGAGCATCTGGCTTCGACAATATTAGCATTGATTTAATATATGCCCTACCGAATCAGACGCTTGCGGACTTCCGGGACACTTTAAAGCAAGCACTTAGCTTGCAGCTTCCGCATTATTCCGGCTACTCATTGATTATTGAACCTAAAACTGTGTTTTATAATTTAATGAGAAAAGATGCCTTGCCGCTTCCGAAAGTGGAAACAGAAGCAGCGATGTATGAATTGCTTGAAGAGGAAATGGCCGCTTCAGGTCTTCAGCAATACGAGATCAGCAATTTTGCCCGTCCTGGGTTTGAAAGCCTTCATAATCTTGTATACTGGAATAATGAACAGTATTACGGATTTGGCGCCGGTGCTCATGCTTATATAAACGGAGTTAGGCGATCCAATCATGGGCCGCTGAAAAAGTATATGACTCCCATACAAGAAGGGCAGCTGCCTTTGCTGCATGAAAGCAAGTTAACTGAAAAAGAGAAGATGGAAGAGGAGATGTTCCTTGGGCTCCGCAAAATTGCGGGGGTGTCAGTTTCTCATTTTGAAAACAAGTTTGGTATCTCTCCGTTTTCCTTATTTAAAAAGCCGATTGAGGAAATGATTGGGAGAGAATTGCTCGTGGTAGAGGATAATGAATTCCTCCGACTGACAGCGCAGGGGAAACTTTTAGGAAACGAAGTGTTTCAAGCATTTTTGCTCACTGAAGAGAATGAATAA